A region of Bacteroidia bacterium DNA encodes the following proteins:
- the pyrE gene encoding orotate phosphoribosyltransferase, with amino-acid sequence MIEVNPQTVNQIAKCLLQYEAVKIQIEKPFVWSSGWLSPIYCDNRRLLSFPEARKLIIQGFIDTIERDKISFDGIIGVATGAIAYGALLADYYNVPFAYVRSSPKGHGLGNQVEGVIPPNKRYLLIEDLISTGGSSYKAMEAACAAGAIIPKVYAIFTYDFLAAQQTFATASVTCLCDFQHLLTVAAANGYFHESKIPNLLTWRSDPEKWEKEQQ; translated from the coding sequence ATGATTGAAGTTAATCCACAAACAGTCAATCAAATAGCCAAATGCTTATTACAATACGAGGCTGTAAAGATTCAGATAGAGAAGCCTTTTGTTTGGAGTTCCGGCTGGTTATCCCCAATTTATTGTGATAATCGGCGGCTTTTGTCTTTTCCGGAAGCCAGAAAATTGATTATTCAGGGATTTATAGATACTATCGAACGGGATAAAATCTCTTTTGACGGAATTATTGGGGTGGCTACGGGAGCTATTGCCTATGGTGCGTTATTAGCTGATTATTACAATGTTCCTTTTGCGTATGTGCGTTCAAGCCCCAAAGGACACGGGCTTGGAAACCAAGTTGAAGGAGTTATTCCGCCTAATAAACGGTATTTATTGATTGAAGATTTGATTTCAACGGGGGGGAGTAGCTACAAGGCTATGGAAGCTGCGTGTGCAGCAGGAGCAATAATTCCCAAAGTTTATGCGATTTTTACGTATGATTTTTTAGCTGCGCAGCAAACCTTTGCAACTGCCTCAGTTACTTGCTTATGTGATTTTCAGCATTTACTGACTGTCGCTGCTGCGAATGGCTATTTCCATGAATCCAAAATCCCAAATCTACTAACATGGCGCTCAGACCCAGAAAAATGGGAAAAAGAACAGCAGTAA
- a CDS encoding serine hydrolase, with product MKKSGILLIMFITALCVNAQSLYFPPKTGTVWDTIPPQSLNWCQNKIDSLYAYLDSNDTKAFILLKDGKIVLEKYFDTHTATSPWQWASAGKTITSFMVGIAQQENHLSIMDTSSKYLGQGWTSCTPAQEAKITIRHQLTMSSGLDDGVSDPFCTLDTCLIYKADPGTRWAYHNGPYTLLDSIIKNATGTTLNTYTTQKLKTPIGMTGSFITTGYNNIFFSNARSMARFGLLILNKGNWNGTAIMTDTAYFHQMVNTSQPLNQAYGYLWWLNGKSSYMVPQSQIVFNGYFCPNAPADMFAAMGKDGQFLNIVPSQNLVWLRMGNSPNGALVPFLMNDKIWEYINDLGCGTTEINTISSQNNVVKIFPNPSSDVLNIKSNEPISNIEILNIHGQTIKTIIAQNSELSTSVSELPNGLYFVKVILANGKIWIGKIQK from the coding sequence ATGAAAAAGTCAGGCATTTTGCTAATCATGTTCATTACAGCATTGTGCGTTAATGCACAGTCGCTGTATTTTCCGCCCAAAACCGGAACCGTATGGGATACGATTCCGCCTCAATCACTCAACTGGTGCCAAAACAAAATTGACAGTTTGTATGCTTACTTAGATTCCAATGATACCAAAGCATTTATCCTGCTCAAAGACGGGAAAATTGTCCTTGAAAAATACTTTGACACCCATACAGCAACAAGTCCTTGGCAATGGGCATCAGCGGGTAAAACTATTACCTCGTTTATGGTTGGAATTGCTCAGCAAGAAAACCATTTATCTATTATGGATACTTCTTCAAAATATCTGGGTCAGGGCTGGACAAGCTGCACACCTGCGCAGGAAGCTAAGATAACGATTCGGCATCAACTAACGATGTCTTCCGGCCTTGATGACGGCGTATCAGATCCCTTTTGCACCTTAGATACCTGCCTGATTTACAAGGCAGATCCAGGAACACGCTGGGCGTATCACAACGGCCCCTATACACTCCTTGATAGCATAATAAAAAATGCAACAGGAACAACACTAAATACCTATACAACCCAAAAACTGAAAACCCCAATAGGAATGACCGGCTCGTTCATTACTACCGGTTACAACAATATCTTTTTTAGCAACGCAAGAAGTATGGCAAGATTTGGACTGCTAATACTGAACAAAGGAAACTGGAACGGAACCGCAATAATGACCGATACTGCCTACTTCCACCAAATGGTAAATACCTCTCAACCCTTAAATCAAGCCTACGGATACCTTTGGTGGCTCAATGGAAAATCTTCTTATATGGTTCCACAAAGCCAAATTGTGTTTAATGGATACTTCTGCCCAAATGCCCCAGCAGATATGTTTGCCGCAATGGGAAAAGACGGGCAATTCTTGAATATCGTCCCAAGTCAAAACTTAGTTTGGCTAAGAATGGGCAATTCTCCCAATGGGGCTCTCGTCCCATTTTTAATGAACGACAAAATATGGGAATATATCAATGATTTAGGATGTGGTACAACCGAAATAAATACAATATCTTCCCAAAATAATGTCGTTAAAATATTCCCAAATCCAAGTAGCGATGTACTCAATATAAAATCCAACGAGCCGATCTCAAATATTGAAATCTTAAATATTCACGGACAAACCATAAAAACCATCATTGCCCAAAACAGTGAGTTAAGTACTTCTGTTAGCGAACTACCTAACGGATTATATTTTGTAAAGGTAATCTTAGCTAACGGTAAAATATGGATAGGAAAGATCCAGAAATAA
- a CDS encoding DUF4249 domain-containing protein, with product MIFRYFWGVSILSISLLLSCSTQIDVNAPSKDILVIYSVLDASADTNFIRVSKAFLTSGDAIQYAANNDISLKNAVVTLTGVGGIPEVITLVSDTTHPKNQGTFAPQQTVYYTTKRLTPGKTYYLSVSVADNPALWAKSHTTIPDTPAITNPLPPYPTNLGMDTVNDIAGIEKAYYVRFNRSNARSSKRPGRAYEMRAHFTYGQYRGPGDTLWLPPVIFGPTKPFNESNCDKSSSELCIQLPEKSLTQLVVANQPANQSNFVYNNSKRTKALRFEITALDTFLYNYIYINNPAFIDFNGIKPEYSNVENGLGILGSRTSAWREASITPCSEYLMRLNNTFKPEGCKE from the coding sequence ATGATTTTCAGATATTTTTGGGGGGTTAGCATTTTGTCTATATCTCTTTTGCTTTCCTGCTCTACTCAAATAGATGTTAATGCACCTTCAAAAGATATTTTGGTTATTTATAGTGTCTTAGATGCTTCCGCAGATACCAACTTTATCCGTGTTTCAAAAGCATTTTTAACTTCGGGAGATGCTATTCAATATGCAGCAAATAACGATATTAGCTTAAAGAATGCCGTTGTTACATTAACTGGCGTAGGGGGCATTCCAGAAGTTATTACGCTGGTTTCAGATACTACACATCCCAAAAATCAGGGTACTTTTGCACCGCAACAAACTGTTTATTACACAACAAAGAGATTAACGCCCGGAAAAACCTATTATTTATCGGTTTCTGTTGCAGATAATCCAGCTCTTTGGGCAAAATCTCATACAACCATTCCAGATACCCCGGCTATTACCAATCCGTTACCTCCGTATCCAACTAATTTAGGTATGGATACCGTTAATGATATTGCCGGTATCGAAAAAGCGTATTATGTTCGGTTCAATCGTTCTAATGCTCGTAGCAGCAAGCGTCCCGGGCGGGCGTATGAGATGCGGGCGCACTTTACCTACGGACAATATCGCGGGCCTGGAGATACCCTCTGGCTACCCCCAGTAATCTTTGGACCAACTAAACCCTTTAATGAAAGTAACTGCGATAAATCAAGTTCTGAACTATGTATCCAACTGCCGGAAAAATCACTAACTCAATTAGTCGTTGCGAACCAACCGGCTAATCAATCTAATTTTGTGTACAATAACAGCAAGAGAACGAAGGCTTTACGGTTTGAAATTACTGCCTTAGATACTTTTCTGTATAATTATATTTACATAAATAACCCCGCTTTTATAGATTTCAACGGCATAAAGCCGGAATATTCTAATGTTGAAAATGGTTTAGGGATTTTAGGTTCCCGAACCAGTGCTTGGCGGGAAGCCAGTATAACGCCTTGCTCAGAATATTTAATGCGCCTCAACAATACATTTAAGCCGGAAGGCTGCAAAGAGTAA
- a CDS encoding ATP-binding protein, translating to MKNYTNRKEYIEKLLSYKDKDLIKVVSGLRRSGKSTLLELYWELLLKAGVGKRQIQFYNFELPENFVGKNWDDIYFDIKKKLQADKPNYIFLDEVQNIPLFEKLVDGLFASKNVDVYITGSNAFLLSSELATLLSGRYIEISILPFSFNEYLTARGIDISNKYLNYEPLFFDYVNETSLPKGVALRKDGYDKIYEYLEAIYTTIVEKDITQRHQINDKRAFENIVKFMASNVGNALSPNNISTILKQDGQSIHRDTVEKYLGYLVASFVFYKVNRFDLKGRKQLATQEKYYLVDMGLLNIFMGKERTNDRGHILENIVYLELLRRGNKIWTGTSRNSEVDFVCKTKTGDIEYYQVAWQMTNESTVEREFGALEKINDNYPKYLLTTDGFTQNRSGIQHLNVFNWLLNTDRK from the coding sequence ATGAAAAATTATACTAACCGTAAGGAATATATAGAAAAACTGCTGTCATATAAGGATAAAGACCTTATAAAAGTAGTTAGCGGTTTACGTAGGTCGGGCAAATCGACACTTTTGGAATTGTATTGGGAGCTGTTACTTAAAGCAGGTGTTGGTAAACGACAAATTCAGTTCTACAATTTTGAGTTACCCGAAAATTTTGTAGGAAAAAATTGGGACGACATTTATTTTGACATCAAAAAGAAGTTACAAGCAGATAAGCCTAACTATATATTTTTGGACGAAGTACAAAACATTCCATTGTTTGAAAAATTGGTGGACGGACTGTTCGCATCCAAAAATGTGGACGTTTATATCACAGGCTCAAACGCCTTTCTATTATCAAGTGAATTAGCCACTTTGTTAAGCGGTCGCTACATCGAAATTTCAATTTTACCCTTTTCATTCAATGAATATTTAACGGCACGAGGCATTGACATTAGTAACAAATACTTGAACTACGAACCTTTATTTTTTGATTATGTAAATGAAACATCATTGCCCAAAGGCGTAGCATTGCGTAAAGACGGCTATGATAAAATTTACGAATATCTGGAAGCTATTTATACGACTATTGTAGAAAAAGATATTACACAACGACACCAAATAAACGATAAAAGAGCATTTGAAAACATTGTTAAATTTATGGCTTCAAATGTGGGAAATGCTCTTTCTCCAAATAATATCTCAACTATTTTGAAACAAGATGGGCAAAGCATTCATCGAGATACTGTTGAGAAATATTTGGGATATTTGGTAGCAAGTTTTGTATTCTATAAAGTAAACCGCTTTGACCTAAAAGGCAGAAAACAATTAGCTACACAGGAGAAATATTACTTGGTAGATATGGGACTGCTAAATATTTTTATGGGTAAAGAACGTACTAACGACAGAGGGCATATTTTAGAAAACATTGTTTACTTGGAACTACTTCGCAGAGGTAATAAAATCTGGACAGGAACAAGTAGAAACAGCGAAGTCGATTTTGTTTGTAAAACCAAAACTGGAGATATTGAGTATTATCAAGTAGCTTGGCAGATGACTAACGAAAGTACCGTAGAACGTGAATTTGGGGCATTAGAAAAAATAAATGATAACTATCCTAAATATTTGCTCACAACTGATGGATTTACGCAAAACCGAAGTGGAATACAGCATTTAAACGTATTTAATTGGTTGCTAAACACAGACAGAAAATAA
- a CDS encoding YdcF family protein translates to MASLFGIIFILSCLFTVSSISLFAQNNNDARDYDLIIVLGNPANDSCKPSPIMRERVKTGVELFKKGTATRILFTGGAIKNNCNEAAVMKEYAILSGIPDSAIIVEDKAQNTYQNAFYSVLYMKANNLTTAAIVTSQFHVKRACCIFSHYNIQYNMFFCENPADLPRIKIFIWKLREKAILAYDQLRKETRTQHNTCSSAKH, encoded by the coding sequence ATGGCTTCTCTATTTGGTATAATATTCATTCTTAGTTGTTTATTTACGGTAAGTTCTATTTCGTTGTTTGCCCAAAACAATAACGATGCGCGGGATTATGACCTCATAATTGTTTTGGGAAATCCTGCAAATGACTCATGCAAGCCCTCTCCGATAATGCGGGAAAGGGTTAAAACCGGAGTTGAATTATTCAAGAAGGGAACTGCAACAAGAATTTTGTTTACAGGAGGGGCTATCAAAAATAATTGCAATGAAGCAGCCGTAATGAAAGAATATGCTATTCTAAGCGGTATCCCCGATAGTGCCATAATTGTGGAAGATAAAGCCCAAAATACGTACCAAAATGCTTTCTATTCAGTTTTATACATGAAAGCTAATAACTTGACTACAGCAGCTATTGTTACTTCACAATTTCATGTAAAACGAGCCTGTTGTATTTTCAGCCATTATAATATTCAGTACAATATGTTTTTCTGTGAAAACCCGGCTGATTTGCCCCGAATAAAGATTTTTATTTGGAAACTAAGAGAAAAGGCAATATTAGCTTATGACCAACTCCGTAAAGAAACTCGAACCCAACATAATACCTGCTCTTCAGCCAAACATTGA
- a CDS encoding thioredoxin family protein, with protein MKTLSIITLITFLFGASFNKTIQKKDVNSEIIFENISFKNALQKAKQENKLLFVNVYAVWCAPCKELKNKTFKSSKVADAVNARFINLDINAEEGEGIDFSKKYKVTAHPLVLIIDATGKEKKRILGYRNDTQLLSELNEFLPNNNN; from the coding sequence ATGAAAACTTTAAGTATCATCACATTAATAACGTTTCTTTTCGGTGCTTCGTTTAATAAAACGATTCAGAAAAAAGATGTAAATAGTGAAATCATTTTTGAAAATATCAGTTTCAAAAATGCCCTTCAAAAAGCAAAACAGGAAAATAAGTTATTGTTTGTCAATGTTTATGCAGTTTGGTGTGCTCCCTGTAAGGAATTGAAAAACAAGACTTTTAAGTCCTCAAAAGTTGCTGATGCCGTAAATGCACGGTTTATCAATCTTGACATCAATGCCGAAGAAGGCGAAGGAATTGATTTTTCTAAAAAATATAAAGTTACTGCTCATCCTTTAGTTTTAATAATTGATGCAACCGGAAAAGAGAAAAAAAGGATACTCGGCTACCGAAATGACACCCAGCTATTAAGTGAGCTAAACGAATTTTTACCAAATAACAATAACTAA
- a CDS encoding transposase: protein MQKRKTKKIIRKYRLKNQIHKKGYRGNPLTDKQKAKNKIKSKTRVRVEHVFDFMEQSMNGLAVKSVGIARATGIIELINLTYNLFRLEQVQRLNLFTP from the coding sequence ATACAGAAAAGAAAAACCAAAAAAATAATCCGAAAATACCGGCTTAAAAACCAAATACACAAAAAAGGATACAGAGGTAACCCTTTGACGGATAAACAAAAAGCAAAAAATAAGATAAAATCTAAAACAAGGGTAAGAGTAGAACACGTATTTGATTTTATGGAACAAAGCATGAACGGGCTTGCTGTTAAATCTGTAGGAATAGCAAGAGCAACAGGTATAATCGAACTCATCAATCTTACCTACAACTTATTCAGGCTTGAACAAGTTCAAAGATTAAACTTATTTACACCGTAA
- a CDS encoding DUF6348 family protein: MGLFDFFKKKSSDSKQIDRQQPEPTDNNSYLLETLRNRLIELGYQVDKNPQYLALVVNSEIEIATVIVDNPNNHPSILHLMILTIHPKYFPNGIEENIVGIGTNIQDKVNSVIDNYINTTFLPIIDSFSDSHNPDLDFSIIMNDKEVLWHPKLGNLTLQGQWNDQPENESLFEIIKDKLKYKLTSNKLNWLKIYISKRADGTIIGESLFNNEPWEEGLADITEYAKSWRLKSDFQGLKQFIMFRKCDVYDK; the protein is encoded by the coding sequence ATGGGACTATTTGACTTTTTCAAAAAAAAATCCTCTGATAGCAAGCAAATTGACAGGCAACAACCAGAACCAACTGACAACAATTCGTATTTACTTGAAACTTTAAGAAATAGACTTATAGAGTTAGGTTATCAGGTTGACAAAAATCCACAATATCTTGCATTAGTCGTTAATTCTGAAATTGAGATTGCAACTGTTATTGTTGACAATCCAAATAATCATCCGAGCATTTTACATTTGATGATTTTGACTATTCATCCTAAGTATTTCCCAAATGGTATTGAAGAAAATATTGTTGGTATTGGAACAAATATTCAAGACAAAGTCAATTCTGTAATCGACAATTACATTAACACGACTTTTCTACCAATAATTGATAGCTTCTCTGACAGCCATAATCCCGACTTGGACTTCTCTATAATTATGAACGACAAAGAAGTTCTTTGGCATCCAAAATTGGGCAATCTGACACTTCAGGGACAATGGAATGACCAACCTGAAAACGAATCACTCTTTGAAATCATCAAAGACAAACTAAAATATAAACTGACATCAAATAAATTAAATTGGTTGAAAATTTATATTTCAAAACGAGCAGACGGAACAATAATCGGAGAAAGTCTTTTTAACAATGAACCTTGGGAAGAAGGTTTGGCAGACATTACAGAATATGCAAAATCGTGGAGATTGAAAAGCGACTTTCAAGGACTTAAACAATTTATAATGTTCAGAAAATGTGATGTTTATGATAAATAA
- a CDS encoding sodium:solute symporter — MALLVPISLIAYFLLLLGISWWTTRGGVSLNDFFKAGGKAPWYLVAFGMIGTSISGVTFVSVPGTVGSQHFGYMQIVLGYLVGYIAITFVLLPLYYRLQLTSIYSYLEQRFGKNTYKTGASFFLLSRSLGSAARLFLIAIVLQKLMFDYWNIPFPVSIAILILMIVLYSSKGGIKTIVYTDTFQTAFFLIAVICTMIVIANELPSSWYSTLANSPHNQFFFWDWRLPNFFGKQFLAGALISLSMTGLDQDQMQKNLACRNLFEAQKNMLSYATTLVFVNAAFVFLGAYLYAYADFRDIPIPKRTDELFPLLAMNYLPKAIGVLFLLGLIAAAFSSADGAISALTTSVAVDFFNIQSFSESKSLQLKQKIYGLVCLAIYLQILGIYFYESFKPPEAKLSVIQLVLDLATYTYGPLLGLFAFGLFSKRKCQDSFIPWVAILSPVLCLLVQFGFSRWLGYTWGNELLMLNACFTYLGCWMASTPVDYVSKN; from the coding sequence GTGGCACTATTAGTACCCATTTCCCTAATAGCTTATTTTTTGCTGTTATTGGGAATAAGTTGGTGGACGACCCGCGGCGGAGTAAGCCTAAATGACTTCTTCAAGGCCGGCGGCAAAGCCCCTTGGTATTTGGTAGCTTTCGGAATGATTGGCACCTCCATTTCCGGTGTAACTTTCGTATCTGTACCGGGAACAGTTGGCAGCCAGCATTTTGGCTATATGCAAATTGTGCTGGGATACCTTGTGGGCTATATCGCGATCACTTTTGTTTTATTACCATTATACTACCGACTGCAACTCACGTCTATATACTCTTACCTTGAGCAGCGTTTTGGAAAAAATACCTATAAAACAGGAGCCAGTTTCTTCTTACTCTCCCGCTCGCTTGGGTCTGCGGCAAGACTTTTTTTAATAGCTATTGTGCTCCAAAAGTTAATGTTTGACTATTGGAACATACCCTTTCCGGTTAGTATAGCTATTTTAATACTGATGATTGTTCTTTATTCCTCAAAAGGAGGTATCAAGACAATTGTTTATACAGATACTTTTCAGACGGCCTTCTTTTTGATAGCCGTTATTTGCACGATGATAGTCATTGCTAATGAGTTACCCAGCAGTTGGTATTCTACTTTGGCAAATTCTCCGCACAATCAGTTTTTTTTCTGGGATTGGAGATTGCCTAATTTCTTCGGGAAACAATTTTTAGCCGGCGCGCTTATCAGTCTTTCTATGACTGGGTTAGACCAGGACCAGATGCAAAAAAACTTGGCCTGCCGAAACCTATTTGAGGCACAGAAAAATATGCTTTCGTATGCAACAACGTTGGTTTTTGTGAATGCTGCTTTTGTCTTTTTAGGAGCTTATCTCTATGCCTATGCAGATTTTCGGGATATACCAATCCCGAAACGGACTGATGAGTTATTTCCCTTGTTGGCCATGAACTACTTGCCGAAGGCTATCGGCGTGCTATTTTTATTGGGGTTAATTGCGGCTGCTTTTTCGTCAGCAGACGGAGCCATCTCTGCACTAACAACAAGTGTTGCCGTTGATTTTTTTAATATCCAATCATTTTCAGAATCAAAATCATTACAATTAAAACAGAAAATTTATGGTTTAGTTTGCTTAGCTATTTATCTACAAATACTGGGAATTTATTTCTATGAAAGTTTTAAGCCGCCGGAGGCCAAACTTAGTGTTATTCAGTTGGTATTGGATTTAGCTACTTATACTTATGGCCCCTTGCTTGGCTTATTTGCCTTTGGCTTATTCAGTAAGCGCAAGTGTCAAGATAGTTTTATCCCTTGGGTGGCAATACTTAGTCCCGTTTTGTGTTTATTAGTTCAGTTTGGGTTTAGCCGCTGGTTAGGATACACTTGGGGGAATGAATTGTTGATGTTAAATGCTTGTTTTACCTACTTGGGTTGCTGGATGGCATCTACGCCGGTAGATTATGTTTCTAAGAATTAA
- a CDS encoding sodium-translocating pyrophosphatase, with amino-acid sequence MDQIVYVIPALGVLALLYMFLKASWVNKQDAGDQNMRELAGHIADGAMAFLKAEWKILGYFAIIAAVLLAYSGTLQGTAEHPVHSSPIIAIAFIIGAIFSAVAGYIGMNIATKANVRTAQAARSSLAQALKVSFTGGAVMGLGVAGLAVLGLGSLFIVFYQLFVPPGSAVTGVEMKKAIEVLAGFSLGAESIALFARVGGGIYTKAADVGADLVGKVEAGIPEDDPRNPATIADNVGDNVGDVAGMGADLFGSYVATILATMVLGQEIDASSDKFGGLSPVLLPMLIAGLGIIFSIIGTWFVRIKNETDSVQNALNMGNWSSIILTAIASYFAVTYLLPEKMIIRGFEFTPMNVYLAIIVGLVVGALMSIITEYYTAIGKRPVLSIVKQSSTGHATNIIGGLAVGMESTAIPIIVLAGGIFLSYSLAGLYGVAIAAAGMMATTAMQLAIDAFGPIADNAGGIAEMSQLPKEVRQRTDNLDAVGNTTAATGKGFAIASAALTSLALFAAFVGVAGISHIDIYKANVLAGLFVGAMIPFIFSSLAIAAVGRAAMSMVEEVRRQFREIPGIMEYKAKPEYEKCVAISTEASIREMIAPGALALTVPVIVGFAFGPEVLGGLLAGVTVSGVLMGMFQSNAGGAWDNAKKSFEKGVEINGQVYYKGSEPHKASVTGDTVGDPFKDTSGPSMNILIKLMSIVSLIIAPHIASIGTQDGFGDAQPPKTEKSTTISSTKNISEATVIQKNTTIPLYFNSK; translated from the coding sequence ATGGATCAGATTGTTTATGTAATTCCTGCTTTGGGAGTTTTGGCTTTGTTGTATATGTTTTTAAAGGCTTCGTGGGTGAACAAACAGGATGCTGGAGATCAGAATATGCGTGAATTAGCCGGCCACATTGCAGATGGAGCGATGGCTTTTCTTAAAGCTGAATGGAAGATATTAGGCTACTTTGCTATCATAGCTGCCGTATTGTTAGCTTATTCCGGTACTTTACAAGGTACGGCAGAGCATCCGGTACATTCCAGCCCAATTATTGCGATTGCCTTTATTATCGGTGCTATTTTTTCGGCTGTTGCCGGTTATATTGGGATGAATATTGCTACCAAAGCGAATGTACGTACGGCACAAGCCGCCCGCAGTAGTTTGGCACAAGCCTTAAAAGTCTCTTTTACCGGTGGTGCTGTGATGGGTCTTGGCGTTGCCGGCCTTGCCGTTCTGGGCTTAGGATCGTTATTTATCGTATTTTATCAACTATTTGTTCCTCCCGGATCTGCCGTTACAGGTGTTGAGATGAAAAAAGCTATCGAAGTATTAGCTGGATTTTCTTTGGGGGCTGAGAGTATTGCTTTATTTGCTCGTGTAGGCGGCGGGATTTACACCAAAGCTGCTGACGTTGGTGCTGACCTTGTGGGTAAAGTAGAAGCAGGCATCCCTGAAGATGACCCGCGTAATCCCGCAACAATTGCGGATAACGTAGGTGATAACGTAGGTGACGTAGCCGGTATGGGGGCAGACTTATTCGGATCTTATGTAGCTACTATCCTTGCTACAATGGTGCTGGGGCAGGAAATTGATGCTTCATCAGATAAATTCGGGGGGCTTTCTCCTGTGCTATTACCCATGCTGATTGCCGGCTTAGGTATTATTTTCTCTATCATCGGAACATGGTTTGTTCGTATTAAAAACGAAACAGACAGTGTACAAAATGCGTTGAATATGGGAAATTGGTCTTCTATTATCTTAACAGCTATCGCCAGTTATTTCGCAGTAACGTATCTTTTACCTGAAAAAATGATCATTCGAGGCTTTGAATTTACACCTATGAATGTTTACTTAGCTATCATCGTAGGCTTAGTAGTGGGTGCTTTGATGAGTATCATTACGGAATATTATACAGCTATTGGTAAACGGCCTGTACTTTCTATTGTAAAACAAAGTTCAACGGGTCATGCTACCAATATCATTGGGGGCCTTGCTGTTGGTATGGAGTCAACTGCCATTCCGATTATAGTATTGGCAGGTGGGATATTTTTGTCGTATTCGCTTGCTGGTTTATACGGTGTAGCCATTGCTGCTGCGGGGATGATGGCTACCACTGCGATGCAGTTAGCTATTGACGCTTTTGGCCCTATTGCAGATAATGCCGGAGGTATTGCCGAGATGAGTCAATTACCCAAAGAAGTGCGCCAACGTACTGATAATCTGGATGCTGTGGGAAATACTACTGCCGCTACCGGAAAAGGATTTGCTATTGCCTCAGCGGCATTAACGTCATTGGCTTTGTTTGCTGCCTTCGTTGGTGTTGCGGGCATCAGCCATATAGATATTTACAAAGCTAATGTTCTGGCCGGATTGTTTGTTGGAGCCATGATACCTTTTATTTTTTCTTCTTTGGCTATTGCTGCCGTAGGGCGTGCTGCTATGAGTATGGTAGAGGAGGTGCGCAGACAGTTCCGCGAAATACCCGGTATTATGGAATACAAAGCCAAACCGGAATATGAAAAATGTGTAGCTATTTCTACCGAAGCTTCTATCCGTGAGATGATTGCTCCGGGAGCGTTGGCACTAACAGTTCCTGTAATTGTGGGCTTCGCTTTTGGCCCGGAAGTTCTGGGAGGGCTTTTGGCCGGTGTAACCGTTTCGGGAGTGCTGATGGGTATGTTTCAAAGCAACGCAGGAGGAGCATGGGATAATGCGAAGAAATCTTTTGAAAAAGGAGTGGAAATTAATGGCCAAGTTTACTATAAAGGCTCAGAACCTCACAAGGCTTCTGTAACCGGAGATACCGTAGGCGACCCTTTTAAAGACACCAGCGGCCCTTCCATGAATATCCTCATCAAACTGATGAGCATCGTTTCTTTGATTATTGCGCCGCATATTGCTTCTATTGGCACACAAGATGGCTTTGGCGATGCACAACCTCCCAAAACGGAGAAATCTACCACAATTTCATCCACAAAAAACATTTCCGAAGCTACTGTAATCCAGAAAAACACAACTATTCCACTTTATTTTAACTCAAAGTAA